The sequence GTGTAATTGACTCGGAATTCCCGATCATGGGCGAGCAAAGCCCAGACCGTTCTTGCGTTCTTGTTCGCCAAGGCAACGGCGGCGATGTTCGGATTTCGTCGGTTGAGCAGGCTGTTCAACCAGGGGTTGGACTTCGCATGACGCTTGGCGGCCAGAATGGCTGCGCGAGCGCCGTGGATGAGCAAAGTCCGCAGATAGACGTCTCCGCGTTTGCTGATGCCCAGCAGTGTTTGTTTGCCGCCGCTGGAGTGTTGGCGCGGAACGAGGCCCAACCACGCGGCGAGCTGACGGCCATTGTTGAAGCTGCGTGCATCGGCGATCGATGCCACCAGCGCCGTGGCAGTCAGTGGCCCGATCCCCGGAATCTTCTCTAGGCGCTGGCTGAGCTCACAGCCGTGGTGCCACTGCTTGATCTGCGCCTCGAGTTCGCCCACGTGCCGGTCCAGTTCCACCAACTGCGCATAGAGGCGCTGCATCAGGCACCGGAACACCTCGGGTAGTTCGTCGCCGGCATGCTCGATGAGTCCCTGCAACTGACTGCGCAAGGTGCATATTCCCTTCGGAAGCACCATGCCGAACTCGGCCATCAATCCGCGAATCTGGTTTGCCTGTGCGGTACGCGCGGCAACGAAGCCCTGTCGCACTCGGTGCAACGACAACACAGCCTGCTGCTCAACGCTCTTGATTGGCACGAATCGCATGTTAGGCCGTGCAACCGCTTCGCAGATCGCCTCGGCATCCGCCGCATCGTTCTTGTTGCTCTTCACGTACGGCTTGACGAATTGCGGTGACATCAGCTTGACGGTGTGCCCGAAGCCCTTGAGCTTGCGCGCCCAGTGGTGTGCGCCACCACACGCC is a genomic window of Niveibacterium sp. SC-1 containing:
- a CDS encoding IS110 family transposase, with protein sequence MQITTIGIDLAKSVFQVHGVDGQGKTVLRKQLKREQVAKFMANLPPCLVGMEACGGAHHWARKLKGFGHTVKLMSPQFVKPYVKSNKNDAADAEAICEAVARPNMRFVPIKSVEQQAVLSLHRVRQGFVAARTAQANQIRGLMAEFGMVLPKGICTLRSQLQGLIEHAGDELPEVFRCLMQRLYAQLVELDRHVGELEAQIKQWHHGCELSQRLEKIPGIGPLTATALVASIADARSFNNGRQLAAWLGLVPRQHSSGGKQTLLGISKRGDVYLRTLLIHGARAAILAAKRHAKSNPWLNSLLNRRNPNIAAVALANKNARTVWALLAHDREFRVNYTTGLATA